In Montipora foliosa isolate CH-2021 chromosome 13, ASM3666993v2, whole genome shotgun sequence, one DNA window encodes the following:
- the LOC137982826 gene encoding uncharacterized protein, which yields MSDVLNKLDVEKLKRLGSINSLEYIKNKLNTEEVALKISLSCKSLKGWYDLKNATSLKVSYIKILNAILAEQWGVQVKEDCCRLEGRIRRLCSETHSKLKGKSGEAYTKLCNTVREFEVRQGELLEISELEKDLNELKKENEALKKENISLLNRCENLYTELQIAVAKEREIKGKLQTVYADLENLKKQNSHLHQYLEKIEEQQSFENTRGKITEVKERQQRRKLRELKTSVEKSLWFAKTLGLNLDSACFKDDNGEIYKLDYCSKENPKSFKDLPDEEQEKVKCVLFLTDKFCISDSAYHELTMTTGGENMPRSYLIKQCKENLNQLCHITRTPGTADGAQLSIQEELTNRIKSEMNENTIPEKVNIKLSGDGAKMTRMTNFVVLSYSLLDADDIMSSKGNHTVAVIKGHESYDLLKSSGKDVFSYINKLIEDGNICIDGKEIPTDIYLGGDYKFLLLILGMKGATSDFACLWCLCHKKDRHDMSKPKDFYWEQHTSRKIGNFAEWARQKKYSCAHPPLLNVPLENVVVDELHLMLRITDNLLTNLVQEAVEWDKEENHNKAPSLRTDAHLNALVKCINSCGVCFSVWEKKNADGKGSGTFDFTSLMGSDKKLLLEHLPAKLEGVIRPEGSNTVTKLWKSFGDLYKMMNKDNPSEQEINNVYFVKAQEWITTFTSLGSLCQGYQKERVTPYMHIMAYHVPRLMMLHKGIRKFSGQGVEKKNDDCRRIHLQKSNKWDASKDVLLVLKRQEHLSTFERTPRQYKKRKAAYWENDIKEKRAKQLSNIQAEKTSNLHELWESNQVDIENMTPTDIRDKLKKMGVTTRARNLKRLQQMFKDAMLSCSTTS from the exons ATGTCGGATGTTCTTAATAAGTTGGATGTCGAGAAACTAAAGCGCCTCGGAAGTATAAACAGCTtagaatatataaaaaataaattaaacaccGAGGAAGTCGCGTTAAAAATTAGTCTTAGCTGCAAGTCCTTGAAAGGTTGGTACGATTTGAAGAACGCGACCTCACTTAAAGTCAGCTACATTAAGATACTTAATGCAATTTTAGCGGAACAATGGGGAGTCCAGGTAAAAGAAGATTGCTGCAGACTCGAAGGACGGATAAGACGGCTTTGCTCAGAAACGCACAGTAAATTGAAAGGGAAGTCTGGAGAGGCTTACACAAAACTATGCAACACGGTGAGGGAATTTGAAGTGAGACAAGGAGAGCTGTTGGAGATCAGTGAGCTGGAGAAAGATTTAAAcgagttgaaaaaagaaaatgaagcccttaaaaaagaaaatatcagTCTTCTAAACAGGTGTGAAAATCTGTACACGGAACTTCAAATAGCTGTGGCGAAGGAGAGGGAGATAAAGGGAAAGTTGCAAACTGTCTATGCAGACcttgaaaatctgaaaaaacaaaattctcaTCTTCACCAGTATCTTGAAAAAATTGAGGAACAACAGAGTTTTGAGAACACTAGGGGGAAAATAACCGAAGTTAAAGAGCGACAGCAACGTCGTAAGCTGCGAGAACTTAAAACATCTGTTGAAAAGTCCCTGTGGTTTGCCAAAACCCTAGGTCTTAACCTTGACTCAGCATGCTTCAAGGATGACAATGGTGAAATTTATAAACTTGATTATTGCTCTAAAGaaaacccaaaatcattcaagGATTTGCCTGACGAAGAACAGGAGAAAGTAAAATGTGTCTTATTTCTTACGGATAAGTTCTGCATTAGTGATTCTGCCTATCATGAGCTCACCATGACCACCGGGGGAGAGAATATGCCACGAAGTTATCTCATCAAACAGTGTAAGGAAAATCTAAATCAACTCTGCCATATAACAAGGACACCAGGGACAGCAGATGGTGCCCAGCTGAGCATTCAAGAGGAACTGACAAACAGAATAAAATCAGAAATG AATGAAAACACAATTCCAGAAAAAGTGAACATCAAGTTAAGTGGAGATGGGGCCAAGATGACAAGGATGACAAACTTTGTAGTCCTCTCCTACTCGTTGCTGGATGCAGATGATATAATGTCATCCAAAG GAAACCACACTGTAGCAGTAATCAAGGGGCATGAGAGCTATGACCTTCTTAAATCATCAGGCAAAGATGTCTTCAGCTACATCAACAAGTTGATTGAGgatggaaatatctgcattgatGGAAAGGAAATTCCTACAGACATATATTTAGGTGGTGATTACAAG TTTCTGTTGTTGATTTTGGGCATGAAGGGAGCAACATCAGATTTTGCATGTCTTTGGTGTTTATGCCATAAGAAAGACAG GCATGATATGTCTAAGCCCAAAGATTTCTACTGGGAACAGCATACTTCCaggaaaattggaaattttgCAGAATGGGCTAGACAGAAGAAATACTCATGTGCCCATCCTCCTCTTCTTAACGTCCCTCTAGagaatgttgttgttgatgaaCTACATCTGATGCTGAGAATTACAG ACAACCTACTCACAAATTTGGTTCAGGAAGCTGTGGAATGGGACAAGGAAGAAAATCACAACAAAGCTCCCAGTTTAAGAACAGATGCACATTTAAATGCCCTGGTGAAATGCATAAATAGCTGTGGGGTATGCTTTAGTGTTTGGGAGAAAAAGAACGCGGATGGAAAGGGCAGTGGAACATTCGACTTCACAAGTTTAATGGGGTCAGACAAGAAACTTCTTTTGGAACATCTTCCTGCTAAACTGGAGGGTGTGATTAGGCCAGAAGGAAGCAATACAGTTACTAAACTGTGGAAG TCCTTTGGAGATCTTTACAAAATGATGAATAAGGACAATCCCTctgaacaagaaatcaacaatgTTTACTTTGTCAAG GCACAAGAGTGGATTACAACATTTACATCCTTGGGATCATTATGTCAAGGTTACCAAAAGGAAAGAGTGACACCATACATGCACATCATGGCATATCATGTACCTAGGTTAATGATGTTACACAAAGGAATAAGGAAATTTTCAGGTCaag gtgtagagaaaaaaaatgatgacTGCCGACGAATACATCTccaaaaatcaaacaaatggGATGCATCTAAAGATGTGCTTCTGGTCCTCAAAAGACAGGAACATTTAAGTACTTTTGAACGAACGCCTAGACAGTACAAGAAAAGGAAAGCTGCCTACTGGGAAAATGACATCAAGGAGAAACGGGCAAAACAGCTGTCAAACATACAAGCAGAGAAAACATCAAACCTGCATGAACTATGGGAAAGCAATCAAGTAGATATTGAAAACATGACCCCCACTGATATTAGAGATAAgcttaaaaaaatgggggtaacAACTCGTGCCAGAAACCTTAAAAGGCTCCAACAAATGTTTAAGGATGCAATGCTATCTTGTAGTACTACAAGTTAA